From a single Dysidea avara chromosome 14, odDysAvar1.4, whole genome shotgun sequence genomic region:
- the LOC136244177 gene encoding inversin-B-like isoform X1, with amino-acid sequence MADVYELLIHCASQGDVAQLDSVLTKYANDIDINFQTEGGLNLLIHTVISAGSNINPKGRYLDVVKVLVRVGISLAVADVSYGRTALHWAVQYDLDDILTELLIADSEDICKIPDFSGMSPFHLAIQVNSIKCLELLLAHLPPDIVEYPDTQGQTPLTLSITTGTLEPFVLLLNAGADVTSSDNPPLLYAAQCGQTEMLELLLRSNNVNVEQCNSEGQTVAHVAASQNSPDMLQAVTRNCAQLLQSSDSRGITPLMYACGYGIDASVKFLIKKKVSLDAVDSDGKGCIHWACESHADKAHKCIQILCKALPSLLELCDKQGRTPLHSAAMGGNSKNIETLINLGCNIQTRDAEDCTALHWAAGSGQLDCLVALAQLGLAVNVPTKQGNLPVHYAANSGNEACLKYLLEAGCDMESEDGNKRTPLHWAAQNAGSINCLQLLVMFGADCNKIDGEGLNALHMASRNDNLLACQYLIETARCNGNAEDAEGQTSLFHALEGGSLGCMEFLLSRGSNCNHQNRDGRSLTHLAASLGFLEALQLLAQYGADFELQSSKGVRPIHDAAANGQADTLEYLASIGCDIYAQTSDGSTILHYSAVQGQSLCVKMILDANFDPNVVLTTEENDKLTPLDCAQAYGHAEAAALIQGAGGQPYSYFSPVSETKDIPPEEDIPGAVEKTNESAIMVHEVTVSSVENKKPLLEKQVAFDDEKKSLPEKQAAFDAENKITEQSLDDDAVQSGQVKASVDAAKEDQVTEHIQHPLDSEKVSTEEETATTLPKDQDTHQSAAMQSPGGETIGKQKSLERPERFKSDSSLFSRAISFLRGQEQKPTTMIASAVALYGAQATFLAGAIMGSPLGRKAMEVGEKVAKNAADDLIDEASQLRKTLPVLLWEESRTPTPLPTPTPPATPSPEPVKAPSPVVIDIDPLERRIRKARAQLDTKKTPAFLAIQELLKAEATHVKLTKQFEFARLEEHLEKMRMEHKMKESKAKEESKELVDKYNSRLRKIQATSETVHSKIDEVLETAATENAVFGTTLQSLGISPKPSVSEWLKKKQEQKRAQLQTNLISWDIHKPRRDQTIKMKQTATLERATRHAAWETEKNIQHKIKLLKNTDKVIRNPYLSYSSARHSSSPTTDHLQRRRVRRLTTPHKMERRTPTPHSIKRSYSVQFTPKGFTQVALDDTTSRTSTPHKLDQLWKLGDTVAKGNVSSTRVLLDEVPLSVRVRATGPKTYHMSRSLVFVPPEEYNGSKKKHPLLRSKSFEQNSSLQNEHTVQYHTHTGNIYIT; translated from the exons ACTCTGAAGACATTTGTAAAATTCCAGATTTTTCAGGGATGTCACCATTTCACTTAGCAATACAAGTCAACTCTATTAAATGCTTGGAGCTTCTTCTTGCCCACCTACCACCAGATATTGTGGAGTACCCAGATACACAAGGACAAACACCTCTCACTCTCAGCATCACAACTGGAACTCTTGAGCCTTTTGTGCTACTATTAAACGCAGGAGCTGATGTGACTAGTAGTGACAATCCTCCCTTACTGTATGCTGCACAATGTGGACAAACAGAAATGCTAGAACTACTACTGAGGTCAAATAATGTTAATGTTGAGCAGTGCAACAGTGAAGGGCAGACGGTGGCTCACGTTGCTGCTTCTCAAAACTCTCCTGATATGCTCCAAGCAGTCACTCGTAATTGTGCACAGCTACTCCAGTCTTCAGACAGCAGAGGCATCACTCCACTTATGTATGCCTGCGGCTATGGAATAGATGCAAGTGTTAAGTTTTTAATTAAGAAGAAG GTATCCCTGGATGCAGTTGACAGTGACGGAAAGGGATGCATACACTGGGCTTGTGAGAGCCATGCAGACAAAGCTCATAAATGTATACAAATACTGTGTAAAGCCCTGCCTTCCTTGTTGGAGCTGTGTGACAAACAGGGTAGAACCCCTCTGCATAGTGCTGCCATGGGTGGAAACAGTAAGAACATTGAGACATTAATTAATCTTGGCTGTAACATACAAACACGTGATGCTGAGGATTGCACGGCCCTGCATTGGGCAGCAG GTAGTGGCCAGCTTGACTGTCTTGTTGCTTTGGCACAGCTGGGACTAGCAGTTAATGTCCCTACTAAGCAGGGAAACTTACCTGTACACTATGCTGCTAATTCTGG GAACGAAGCATGTTTGAAGTATCTGCTAGAAGCAGGATGTGATATGGAAAGTGAAGATGGCAATAAGAGAACGCCACTGCACTGGGCAGCACAGAATGCTG GTAGTATCAACTGTCTTCAGTTACTTGTTATGTTTGGAGCTGACTGCAATAAAATTGATGGGGAAGGATTGAATG CTCTTCACATGGCATCAAGAAATGACAACCTACTAGCTTGTCAGTACCTGATCGAGACAGCCAGGTGTAATGGCAATGCTGAAGATGCTGAAGGCCAGACTTCACTGTTCCATGCACTTGAAGGAGGTAGTCTTGGTTGCATGGAGTTTTTGTTAAGCAGAGGCTCTAACTGTAACCATCAAAATAGAGACGGAAGAAG TTTGACTCATCTGGCAGCTAGTCTAGGTTTCCTGGAGGCTCTTCAACTGCTAGCACAGTATGGAGCAGATTTTGAATTGCAAAGTTCAAAGGGAGTAAGACCCATTCATGATGCAGCAGCCAATGGACAAGCTG ACACTTTGGAATATCTTGCTTCAATTGGATGCGACATTTATGCCCAAACATCAGATGGAAGCACTATACTACACTATAGTGCAGTGCAGGGTCAATCATTGTGTGTGAAGATGATACTGGATGCTAACTTTGACCCTAATGTGGTACTTACTACTGAAGAG AATGATAAGCTAACCCCACTAGATTGTGCTCAAGCTTATGGGCATGCAGAAGCTGCAGCATTGATACAAGGTGCTGGAGGACAGCCATATAGCTACTTTTCTCCTGTTAGTGAAACAAAGGATATACCACCTGAGGAAGACATTCCAGGAGCTGTTGAGAAAACAAATGAGTCAGCAATCATGGTACATGAAGTCACTGTATCCAGTGTTGAAAATAAAAAACCATTACTTGAAAAACAGGTTGCATTTGATGATGAGAAAAAGTCATTGCCTGAAAAACAAGCTGCATTTGATGCTGAAAACAAAATTACAGAGCAAAGCCTTGATGACGATGCTGTTCAAAGTGGTCAAGTTAAGGCTAGTGTAGATGCTGCTAAGGAAGATCAAGTGACTGAACATATACAGCATCCATTAGACAGTGAAAAGGTTAGCACAGAGGAGGAAACAGCTACAACGTTAcctaaagatcaagatactcacCAGTCTGCAGCAATGCAGTCACCAGGAGGAGAGACTATTGGCAAGCAAAAGTCACTTGAGAGACCAGAAAGGTTCAAATCAGATAGCAGTTTGTTTTCTAGGGCCATTAGTTTCTTGCGTGGGCAGGAGCAAAAGCCGACCACAATGATAGCTAGTGCTGTGGCACTGTATGGTGCTCAGGCTACTTTCCTAGCTGGGGCCATAATGGGATCACCTCTTGGTAGAAAAGCTATGGAGGTTGGTGAGAAGGTAGCAAAGAATGCTGCTGATGATTTGATAGATGAGGCATCTCAACTACGAAAAACTTTACCAGTGCTACTCTGGGAAGAGTCCAGAACACCTACACCTCTGCCAACACCCACACCCCCAGCTACCCCTAGTCCTGAACCAGTTAAAGCTCCATCTCCAGTAGTCATTGATATCGATCCTCTTGAAAGACGTATCAGGAAAGCAAGGGCTCAGTTAGATACAAAGAAGACTCCAGCTTTTCTTGCCATTCAAGAATTGCTAAAG GCAGAAGCAACACATGTCAAGTTAACAAAGCAGTTTGAATTTGCGAGGCTAGAAGAACATCTTGAAAAAATGAGAATGGAGCACAAAATGAAAGAG AGTAAAGCCAAAGAGGAATCTAAAGAATTGGTGGACAAGTACAACAGTAGATTAAGAAAGATACAAGCCACATCAGAG ACCGTACATTCGAAAATAGATGAAGTATTAGAAACTGCAGCAACTGAGAATGCTGTTTTTGGTACTACTCTACAATCACTTGGCATATCTCCAAAGCCGTCAGTGTCAGAATGGTTAAAAAAGAAGCAAGAGCAGAAAAGGGCGCAGTTACAGACTAACCTTATATCTTGGGATATCCACAAGCCTCGAAGAGATCAGACAATTAAGATGAAACAAACTGCTACGTTAGAAAGAGCCACAAGACATGCTGCCTGGGAAACTGAGAAAAACATTCAACATAAAATCAAGCTACTAAAAAATACTGATAAAGTAATCAGAAATCCATATCTCAGTTACTCTTCTGCTCGCCATTCTTCTTCCCCAACTACAG ATCACTTACAGCGTCGTCGTGTTAGAAGGCTTACTACTCCTCATAAGATGGAAAGAAGAACGCCAACTCCTCACAGTATAAAAC GTAGCTATAGTGTTCAGTTCACACCAAAAGGATTTACACAAGTAGCTCTAGATGACACCACCTCTAGAACATCAACACCTCACAAACTGGACCAACTTTGGAAATTGGGCGACACTGTAG CCAAAGGAAATGTGTCCAGTACTAGAGTATTACTTGATGAGGTCCCACTGTCAGTGAGAGTTCGTGCTACAGGTCCAAAGACTTACCATATGAGTCGATCATTGGTGTTTGTCCCACCTGAGGAGTACAATGGCTCAAAGAAGAAGCATCCTTTGCTAAGAAGTAAATCATTTGAACAAAACTCGAGTCTGCAAAATGAACACACTGTAcaataccacacacacactggtaATATTTATATCACATAA
- the LOC136244177 gene encoding inversin-B-like isoform X2, whose protein sequence is MADVYELLIHCASQGDVAQLDSVLTKYANDIDINFQTEGGLNLLIHTVISAGSNINPKGRYLDVVKVLVRVGISLAVADVSYGRTALHWAVQYDLDDILTELLIADSEDICKIPDFSGMSPFHLAIQVNSIKCLELLLAHLPPDIVEYPDTQGQTPLTLSITTGTLEPFVLLLNAGADVTSSDNPPLLYAAQCGQTEMLELLLRSNNVNVEQCNSEGQTVAHVAASQNSPDMLQAVTRNCAQLLQSSDSRGITPLMYACGYGIDASVKFLIKKKVSLDAVDSDGKGCIHWACESHADKAHKCIQILCKALPSLLELCDKQGRTPLHSAAMGGNSKNIETLINLGCNIQTRDAEDCTALHWAAGSGQLDCLVALAQLGLAVNVPTKQGNLPVHYAANSGNEACLKYLLEAGCDMESEDGNKRTPLHWAAQNAGSINCLQLLVMFGADCNKIDGEGLNALHMASRNDNLLACQYLIETARCNGNAEDAEGQTSLFHALEGGSLGCMEFLLSRGSNCNHQNRDGRSLTHLAASLGFLEALQLLAQYGADFELQSSKGVRPIHDAAANGQADTLEYLASIGCDIYAQTSDGSTILHYSAVQGQSLCVKMILDANFDPNVVLTTEENDKLTPLDCAQAYGHAEAAALIQGAGGQPYSYFSPVSETKDIPPEEDIPGAVEKTNESAIMVAFDDEKKSLPEKQAAFDAENKITEQSLDDDAVQSGQVKASVDAAKEDQVTEHIQHPLDSEKVSTEEETATTLPKDQDTHQSAAMQSPGGETIGKQKSLERPERFKSDSSLFSRAISFLRGQEQKPTTMIASAVALYGAQATFLAGAIMGSPLGRKAMEVGEKVAKNAADDLIDEASQLRKTLPVLLWEESRTPTPLPTPTPPATPSPEPVKAPSPVVIDIDPLERRIRKARAQLDTKKTPAFLAIQELLKAEATHVKLTKQFEFARLEEHLEKMRMEHKMKESKAKEESKELVDKYNSRLRKIQATSETVHSKIDEVLETAATENAVFGTTLQSLGISPKPSVSEWLKKKQEQKRAQLQTNLISWDIHKPRRDQTIKMKQTATLERATRHAAWETEKNIQHKIKLLKNTDKVIRNPYLSYSSARHSSSPTTDHLQRRRVRRLTTPHKMERRTPTPHSIKRSYSVQFTPKGFTQVALDDTTSRTSTPHKLDQLWKLGDTVAKGNVSSTRVLLDEVPLSVRVRATGPKTYHMSRSLVFVPPEEYNGSKKKHPLLRSKSFEQNSSLQNEHTVQYHTHTGNIYIT, encoded by the exons ACTCTGAAGACATTTGTAAAATTCCAGATTTTTCAGGGATGTCACCATTTCACTTAGCAATACAAGTCAACTCTATTAAATGCTTGGAGCTTCTTCTTGCCCACCTACCACCAGATATTGTGGAGTACCCAGATACACAAGGACAAACACCTCTCACTCTCAGCATCACAACTGGAACTCTTGAGCCTTTTGTGCTACTATTAAACGCAGGAGCTGATGTGACTAGTAGTGACAATCCTCCCTTACTGTATGCTGCACAATGTGGACAAACAGAAATGCTAGAACTACTACTGAGGTCAAATAATGTTAATGTTGAGCAGTGCAACAGTGAAGGGCAGACGGTGGCTCACGTTGCTGCTTCTCAAAACTCTCCTGATATGCTCCAAGCAGTCACTCGTAATTGTGCACAGCTACTCCAGTCTTCAGACAGCAGAGGCATCACTCCACTTATGTATGCCTGCGGCTATGGAATAGATGCAAGTGTTAAGTTTTTAATTAAGAAGAAG GTATCCCTGGATGCAGTTGACAGTGACGGAAAGGGATGCATACACTGGGCTTGTGAGAGCCATGCAGACAAAGCTCATAAATGTATACAAATACTGTGTAAAGCCCTGCCTTCCTTGTTGGAGCTGTGTGACAAACAGGGTAGAACCCCTCTGCATAGTGCTGCCATGGGTGGAAACAGTAAGAACATTGAGACATTAATTAATCTTGGCTGTAACATACAAACACGTGATGCTGAGGATTGCACGGCCCTGCATTGGGCAGCAG GTAGTGGCCAGCTTGACTGTCTTGTTGCTTTGGCACAGCTGGGACTAGCAGTTAATGTCCCTACTAAGCAGGGAAACTTACCTGTACACTATGCTGCTAATTCTGG GAACGAAGCATGTTTGAAGTATCTGCTAGAAGCAGGATGTGATATGGAAAGTGAAGATGGCAATAAGAGAACGCCACTGCACTGGGCAGCACAGAATGCTG GTAGTATCAACTGTCTTCAGTTACTTGTTATGTTTGGAGCTGACTGCAATAAAATTGATGGGGAAGGATTGAATG CTCTTCACATGGCATCAAGAAATGACAACCTACTAGCTTGTCAGTACCTGATCGAGACAGCCAGGTGTAATGGCAATGCTGAAGATGCTGAAGGCCAGACTTCACTGTTCCATGCACTTGAAGGAGGTAGTCTTGGTTGCATGGAGTTTTTGTTAAGCAGAGGCTCTAACTGTAACCATCAAAATAGAGACGGAAGAAG TTTGACTCATCTGGCAGCTAGTCTAGGTTTCCTGGAGGCTCTTCAACTGCTAGCACAGTATGGAGCAGATTTTGAATTGCAAAGTTCAAAGGGAGTAAGACCCATTCATGATGCAGCAGCCAATGGACAAGCTG ACACTTTGGAATATCTTGCTTCAATTGGATGCGACATTTATGCCCAAACATCAGATGGAAGCACTATACTACACTATAGTGCAGTGCAGGGTCAATCATTGTGTGTGAAGATGATACTGGATGCTAACTTTGACCCTAATGTGGTACTTACTACTGAAGAG AATGATAAGCTAACCCCACTAGATTGTGCTCAAGCTTATGGGCATGCAGAAGCTGCAGCATTGATACAAGGTGCTGGAGGACAGCCATATAGCTACTTTTCTCCTGTTAGTGAAACAAAGGATATACCACCTGAGGAAGACATTCCAGGAGCTGTTGAGAAAACAAATGAGTCAGCAATCATG GTTGCATTTGATGATGAGAAAAAGTCATTGCCTGAAAAACAAGCTGCATTTGATGCTGAAAACAAAATTACAGAGCAAAGCCTTGATGACGATGCTGTTCAAAGTGGTCAAGTTAAGGCTAGTGTAGATGCTGCTAAGGAAGATCAAGTGACTGAACATATACAGCATCCATTAGACAGTGAAAAGGTTAGCACAGAGGAGGAAACAGCTACAACGTTAcctaaagatcaagatactcacCAGTCTGCAGCAATGCAGTCACCAGGAGGAGAGACTATTGGCAAGCAAAAGTCACTTGAGAGACCAGAAAGGTTCAAATCAGATAGCAGTTTGTTTTCTAGGGCCATTAGTTTCTTGCGTGGGCAGGAGCAAAAGCCGACCACAATGATAGCTAGTGCTGTGGCACTGTATGGTGCTCAGGCTACTTTCCTAGCTGGGGCCATAATGGGATCACCTCTTGGTAGAAAAGCTATGGAGGTTGGTGAGAAGGTAGCAAAGAATGCTGCTGATGATTTGATAGATGAGGCATCTCAACTACGAAAAACTTTACCAGTGCTACTCTGGGAAGAGTCCAGAACACCTACACCTCTGCCAACACCCACACCCCCAGCTACCCCTAGTCCTGAACCAGTTAAAGCTCCATCTCCAGTAGTCATTGATATCGATCCTCTTGAAAGACGTATCAGGAAAGCAAGGGCTCAGTTAGATACAAAGAAGACTCCAGCTTTTCTTGCCATTCAAGAATTGCTAAAG GCAGAAGCAACACATGTCAAGTTAACAAAGCAGTTTGAATTTGCGAGGCTAGAAGAACATCTTGAAAAAATGAGAATGGAGCACAAAATGAAAGAG AGTAAAGCCAAAGAGGAATCTAAAGAATTGGTGGACAAGTACAACAGTAGATTAAGAAAGATACAAGCCACATCAGAG ACCGTACATTCGAAAATAGATGAAGTATTAGAAACTGCAGCAACTGAGAATGCTGTTTTTGGTACTACTCTACAATCACTTGGCATATCTCCAAAGCCGTCAGTGTCAGAATGGTTAAAAAAGAAGCAAGAGCAGAAAAGGGCGCAGTTACAGACTAACCTTATATCTTGGGATATCCACAAGCCTCGAAGAGATCAGACAATTAAGATGAAACAAACTGCTACGTTAGAAAGAGCCACAAGACATGCTGCCTGGGAAACTGAGAAAAACATTCAACATAAAATCAAGCTACTAAAAAATACTGATAAAGTAATCAGAAATCCATATCTCAGTTACTCTTCTGCTCGCCATTCTTCTTCCCCAACTACAG ATCACTTACAGCGTCGTCGTGTTAGAAGGCTTACTACTCCTCATAAGATGGAAAGAAGAACGCCAACTCCTCACAGTATAAAAC GTAGCTATAGTGTTCAGTTCACACCAAAAGGATTTACACAAGTAGCTCTAGATGACACCACCTCTAGAACATCAACACCTCACAAACTGGACCAACTTTGGAAATTGGGCGACACTGTAG CCAAAGGAAATGTGTCCAGTACTAGAGTATTACTTGATGAGGTCCCACTGTCAGTGAGAGTTCGTGCTACAGGTCCAAAGACTTACCATATGAGTCGATCATTGGTGTTTGTCCCACCTGAGGAGTACAATGGCTCAAAGAAGAAGCATCCTTTGCTAAGAAGTAAATCATTTGAACAAAACTCGAGTCTGCAAAATGAACACACTGTAcaataccacacacacactggtaATATTTATATCACATAA